Proteins from one Euwallacea similis isolate ESF13 chromosome 13, ESF131.1, whole genome shotgun sequence genomic window:
- the LOC136413331 gene encoding echinoderm microtubule-associated protein-like 2 isoform X1 encodes MFKRYKQKPEVNFNLYRIALQNSLENAHHEMLEAENLGMAGRVADLERKVLEQGDELVCLKATLAEVLRRLNILEGMRNSSNASSTPSTPVRINGSAPFKDILRQKPAMFSSPKAENATRKYSGSSLPQRRAVHYQSTGSLHSDSHSSSSVSPIPSPSPRATPLPLNIKRPLSVTSSSSSSNTLTSQNTLHKRWSSTGDFNQSGAIGMQSKFSTKSFMNLFKSNSSFPSPNFKHGTKDAIYNEEEKTIKIFLRGRPIILYGPTDLVNNYEITKVSTAPSQRLKLDWVYGYRGRDCRSNLYFLPTGEMIYFVAAVVVLYNVEEQSQRHYVEHTDDVKSLAIHPNKMLIATGQSCSTDKLNGRAHIRVWNSVSLHTQAVIGLNDFELAVCCLSFSKSDGGILLAAIDEASDHTISVWEWQKGENGFKITETKCSVDPVIAVEFHPLERNTIVTCGKSHIAYWTLDAGGTLYKRMGIFETRDKPKYVTSVAFLQSGETITGDSNGNLAVWGKGTNTIWKLIKNVHDGGVFSICVLKDGSVITGGGKDSKIVQFDYNLIRTGIVSQIERHYGGVRVISEGRGSQLLLGTTRNCILNGTPELGFQPIILGHSEDIWGLAPHPNLPQFATAGYDRVLQLWESMSHSILWSKDIGEAAQSVAFAQDGAVILVGCVNGKWMIFDAQTRELLGGHIDGNEPIQVISFSPDGSMVALGSRDNQIYIYQVSDDGMKYSRVGRCSGHSSFITHVDWAMDNQTLRSNSGDYELLFWNAGTCRQIPQTSLMRNVEWATNNCTLTFTTVGIWPENADGSDVNYCGRSHDKRLLVSADDFGKVKLFAYPVIQPKSLHHCYAGHSSHVTSVNFLHDDTRVVSIGGKDTAVLQWIVS; translated from the exons atgtttaaaagaTACAAGCAAAAGCCTGAAGTGAATTTCAACTTATATCGTATAGCTCTACAAAATTCGTTAGAAAATGCTCATC ATGAAATGCTCGAGGCCGAGAACTTGGGGATGGCCGGAAGGGTGGCCGACCTCGAAAGAAAAGTTCTTGAACAAGGAGACGAACTGGTGTGTCTCAAG GCCACCCTAGCAGAAGTGCTCCGCAGGCTCAATATTCTAGAAGGCATGAGAAATTCCTCCAACGCATCCTCCACACCTTCTACTCCAGTGCGGATCAACGGGAGTGCTCCCTTCAAAGATATATTAAGGCAGAAGCCCGCAATGTTCTCTTCACCAAAAGCAGAAAATGCCACTCGCAA ATATTCCGGGTCATCCCTGCCTCAAAGACGAGCTGTCCATTACCAATCGACTGGAAGCTTACATTCGGATAGTCATAGTTCTAGTAGTGTAAGCCCTATTCCGTCCCCATCTCCAAG gGCTACTCCCTTGCCTTTGAACATCAAGAGGCCTTTGTCAGTGACCAGCAGCAg caGCAGCTCAAACACGCTTACCTCACAAAACACCTTGCACAAAAGGTGGAGCTCTACAGGTGATTTCAATCAAAGCGGAGCCATTGGGATGCAAAGCAA attcTCCACGAAATCGTTTATGAATCTGTTTAAATCAAACAGTAGTTTCCCCAGTCCCAATTTCAAACACGG GACTAAAGATGCCATTTACAACGAAGAAGAAAAGACGATCAAGATCTTTTTAAGAGGTCGGCCTATCATTCTTTATGGACCGACGGATTTAGTGAATAATTACGAAATAACAAAG GTATCAACAGCACCTTCCCAAAGACTAAAATTAGATTGGGTTTATGGATATCGGGGCCGCGATTGCCGATCTAACTTGTACTTTTTACCAACGGGAGAAATGATATATTTCGTAGCTGCTGTAGTTGTTCTCTACAATGTAGAAGAACAAAGTCAGCGGCACTATGTGGAACACACAGACGACGTCAAAAG TTTGGCCATTCACCCGAACAAAATGTTGATTGCTACCGGTCAAAGTTGTAGCACTGACAAACTTAACGGCAGA GCTCATATTCGAGTATGGAACTCAGTATCCCTTCACACTCAAGCCGTTATAGGTTTGAATGATTTCGAGCTAGCAGTTTGTTGTTTGTCCTTCTCTAAATCTGACGGAGGTATTTTGTTGGCTGCCATAGATGAAGCCTCAGATCATACCATCTCGGTTTGGGAATGGCAAAAGGGGGAAAACGGTTTCAAAATTACTGAAACCAAG TGCTCGGTAGATCCGGTTATAGCAGTCGAATTCCACCCATTAGAACGGAATACCATAGTGACTTGCGGAAAGTCTCATATAGCTTACTGGACTCTGGATGCGGGAGGAACTTTATATAAGAGAATGGGGATATTCGAGACTAGAGATAAACCGAAATACGTTACGAGTGTGGCCTTTTTACAAAGCGGTGAAACGATTACTGGAGACTCGAATGGGAACTTGGCCGTATGGGGCAAGGGAACCAATACTATCTGGAAATTGATAAAGAACGTGCATGATGGAGGAGTCTTTTCTATTTGCGTTCTTAAAGACGGAAGCGTTATTACTGGAGGTGGAAAGGACAGCAAAATTGTACAGTTTGATTATAATTTGATACGGACCGGAATAGTCAGTCAG ATTGAGAGACACTACGGAGGGGTGCGCGTAATATCCGAAGGAAGAGGCTCGCAGCTTCTGCTCGGAACCACcagaaattgcattttaaatggcacCCCCGAACTGGGATTCCAACCAATCATTTTAGGCCACAGTGAAGACATATGGGGATTGGCTCCACACCCGAATCTACCTCAATTTGCTACAGCCGGATACGACAGAGTGTTACAACTATGGGAGTCTATGTCGCACAGTATTTTATGGAGCAAAGATATCGGA GAAGCAGCCCAAAGCGTGGCATTTGCGCAAGATGGCGCCGTGATTCTCGTGGGGTGCGTCAATGGAAAATGGATGATTTTCGATGCGCAAACTAGAGAGTTATTAGGCGGTCACATCGATGGAAACGAACCCATCCAAGTTATCAGTTTCTCTCCTGACGGCTCGATGGTCGCGTTAGGCTCAAGAGACAaccaaatttacatttatcaAGTATCAGATGATGGTATGAAATACAGCAGAGTGGGGAGGTGTAGTGGTCACTCCAGCTTCATCACCCACGTCGACTGGGCTATGGATAATCAGACTTTACGCAGCAATTCTGGCGATTATGAACTCTTATTTT GGAACGCGGGAACATGCAGACAAATACCCCAGACTAGTCTAATGAGGAACGTGGAATGGGCGACCAACAATTGCACTTTAACATTCACCACTGTAGGAATTTGGCCAGAAAACGCTGATGGTTCGGATGTGAATTACTGCGGCCGAAGCCATGATAAGAGGCTTTTAGTATCTGCCGATGATTTCGGGAAAGTTAAGTTATTCGCCTATCCGGTGATTCAGCCAAAG TCCCTTCACCATTGTTACGCTGGCCACAGCAGTCACGTGACTTCGGTTAATTTCTTACATGACGACACCCGAGTGGTTTCCATTGGAGGAAAAGATACTGCAGTTCTTCAATGGATCGTTTCGTAA
- the LOC136413331 gene encoding echinoderm microtubule-associated protein-like 2 isoform X2: MFKRYKQKPEVNFNLYRIALQNSLENAHHEMLEAENLGMAGRVADLERKVLEQGDELVCLKATLAEVLRRLNILEGMRNSSNASSTPSTPVRINGSAPFKDILRQKPAMFSSPKAENATRKYSGSSLPQRRAVHYQSTGSLHSDSHSSSSVSPIPSPSPRATPLPLNIKRPLSVTSSSSSNTLTSQNTLHKRWSSTGDFNQSGAIGMQSKFSTKSFMNLFKSNSSFPSPNFKHGTKDAIYNEEEKTIKIFLRGRPIILYGPTDLVNNYEITKVSTAPSQRLKLDWVYGYRGRDCRSNLYFLPTGEMIYFVAAVVVLYNVEEQSQRHYVEHTDDVKSLAIHPNKMLIATGQSCSTDKLNGRAHIRVWNSVSLHTQAVIGLNDFELAVCCLSFSKSDGGILLAAIDEASDHTISVWEWQKGENGFKITETKCSVDPVIAVEFHPLERNTIVTCGKSHIAYWTLDAGGTLYKRMGIFETRDKPKYVTSVAFLQSGETITGDSNGNLAVWGKGTNTIWKLIKNVHDGGVFSICVLKDGSVITGGGKDSKIVQFDYNLIRTGIVSQIERHYGGVRVISEGRGSQLLLGTTRNCILNGTPELGFQPIILGHSEDIWGLAPHPNLPQFATAGYDRVLQLWESMSHSILWSKDIGEAAQSVAFAQDGAVILVGCVNGKWMIFDAQTRELLGGHIDGNEPIQVISFSPDGSMVALGSRDNQIYIYQVSDDGMKYSRVGRCSGHSSFITHVDWAMDNQTLRSNSGDYELLFWNAGTCRQIPQTSLMRNVEWATNNCTLTFTTVGIWPENADGSDVNYCGRSHDKRLLVSADDFGKVKLFAYPVIQPKSLHHCYAGHSSHVTSVNFLHDDTRVVSIGGKDTAVLQWIVS; this comes from the exons atgtttaaaagaTACAAGCAAAAGCCTGAAGTGAATTTCAACTTATATCGTATAGCTCTACAAAATTCGTTAGAAAATGCTCATC ATGAAATGCTCGAGGCCGAGAACTTGGGGATGGCCGGAAGGGTGGCCGACCTCGAAAGAAAAGTTCTTGAACAAGGAGACGAACTGGTGTGTCTCAAG GCCACCCTAGCAGAAGTGCTCCGCAGGCTCAATATTCTAGAAGGCATGAGAAATTCCTCCAACGCATCCTCCACACCTTCTACTCCAGTGCGGATCAACGGGAGTGCTCCCTTCAAAGATATATTAAGGCAGAAGCCCGCAATGTTCTCTTCACCAAAAGCAGAAAATGCCACTCGCAA ATATTCCGGGTCATCCCTGCCTCAAAGACGAGCTGTCCATTACCAATCGACTGGAAGCTTACATTCGGATAGTCATAGTTCTAGTAGTGTAAGCCCTATTCCGTCCCCATCTCCAAG gGCTACTCCCTTGCCTTTGAACATCAAGAGGCCTTTGTCAGTGACCAGCAGCAg CAGCTCAAACACGCTTACCTCACAAAACACCTTGCACAAAAGGTGGAGCTCTACAGGTGATTTCAATCAAAGCGGAGCCATTGGGATGCAAAGCAA attcTCCACGAAATCGTTTATGAATCTGTTTAAATCAAACAGTAGTTTCCCCAGTCCCAATTTCAAACACGG GACTAAAGATGCCATTTACAACGAAGAAGAAAAGACGATCAAGATCTTTTTAAGAGGTCGGCCTATCATTCTTTATGGACCGACGGATTTAGTGAATAATTACGAAATAACAAAG GTATCAACAGCACCTTCCCAAAGACTAAAATTAGATTGGGTTTATGGATATCGGGGCCGCGATTGCCGATCTAACTTGTACTTTTTACCAACGGGAGAAATGATATATTTCGTAGCTGCTGTAGTTGTTCTCTACAATGTAGAAGAACAAAGTCAGCGGCACTATGTGGAACACACAGACGACGTCAAAAG TTTGGCCATTCACCCGAACAAAATGTTGATTGCTACCGGTCAAAGTTGTAGCACTGACAAACTTAACGGCAGA GCTCATATTCGAGTATGGAACTCAGTATCCCTTCACACTCAAGCCGTTATAGGTTTGAATGATTTCGAGCTAGCAGTTTGTTGTTTGTCCTTCTCTAAATCTGACGGAGGTATTTTGTTGGCTGCCATAGATGAAGCCTCAGATCATACCATCTCGGTTTGGGAATGGCAAAAGGGGGAAAACGGTTTCAAAATTACTGAAACCAAG TGCTCGGTAGATCCGGTTATAGCAGTCGAATTCCACCCATTAGAACGGAATACCATAGTGACTTGCGGAAAGTCTCATATAGCTTACTGGACTCTGGATGCGGGAGGAACTTTATATAAGAGAATGGGGATATTCGAGACTAGAGATAAACCGAAATACGTTACGAGTGTGGCCTTTTTACAAAGCGGTGAAACGATTACTGGAGACTCGAATGGGAACTTGGCCGTATGGGGCAAGGGAACCAATACTATCTGGAAATTGATAAAGAACGTGCATGATGGAGGAGTCTTTTCTATTTGCGTTCTTAAAGACGGAAGCGTTATTACTGGAGGTGGAAAGGACAGCAAAATTGTACAGTTTGATTATAATTTGATACGGACCGGAATAGTCAGTCAG ATTGAGAGACACTACGGAGGGGTGCGCGTAATATCCGAAGGAAGAGGCTCGCAGCTTCTGCTCGGAACCACcagaaattgcattttaaatggcacCCCCGAACTGGGATTCCAACCAATCATTTTAGGCCACAGTGAAGACATATGGGGATTGGCTCCACACCCGAATCTACCTCAATTTGCTACAGCCGGATACGACAGAGTGTTACAACTATGGGAGTCTATGTCGCACAGTATTTTATGGAGCAAAGATATCGGA GAAGCAGCCCAAAGCGTGGCATTTGCGCAAGATGGCGCCGTGATTCTCGTGGGGTGCGTCAATGGAAAATGGATGATTTTCGATGCGCAAACTAGAGAGTTATTAGGCGGTCACATCGATGGAAACGAACCCATCCAAGTTATCAGTTTCTCTCCTGACGGCTCGATGGTCGCGTTAGGCTCAAGAGACAaccaaatttacatttatcaAGTATCAGATGATGGTATGAAATACAGCAGAGTGGGGAGGTGTAGTGGTCACTCCAGCTTCATCACCCACGTCGACTGGGCTATGGATAATCAGACTTTACGCAGCAATTCTGGCGATTATGAACTCTTATTTT GGAACGCGGGAACATGCAGACAAATACCCCAGACTAGTCTAATGAGGAACGTGGAATGGGCGACCAACAATTGCACTTTAACATTCACCACTGTAGGAATTTGGCCAGAAAACGCTGATGGTTCGGATGTGAATTACTGCGGCCGAAGCCATGATAAGAGGCTTTTAGTATCTGCCGATGATTTCGGGAAAGTTAAGTTATTCGCCTATCCGGTGATTCAGCCAAAG TCCCTTCACCATTGTTACGCTGGCCACAGCAGTCACGTGACTTCGGTTAATTTCTTACATGACGACACCCGAGTGGTTTCCATTGGAGGAAAAGATACTGCAGTTCTTCAATGGATCGTTTCGTAA
- the mRpL41 gene encoding large ribosomal subunit protein mL41 — MSANLIIKRFISSTPANYGKRNFKKFQLFNKRGSRTFKKQQAENPDPDLFHTRGVRPVGYFEEGKFVMVPEKIPELIVPDLKDCKLKPYVSYRAPEVVQSEFTAEDLFSVVYAPKIIKDFREGKLDDKGNPVEPSPEEKLSPEEAKLRARQTGSDMF, encoded by the exons ATGTCAGCAAATCTCATCATAAAGCGGTTTATCTCTTCAACTCCTGCAAATTAcggaaaaagaaatttcaaaaaattccagTTGTTCAATAAGAGAGGTTCCCGAACGTTCAAAAAGCAGCAAGCTGAAAACCCAGACCCTGATTTATTTCATA CCCGAGGTGTACGCCCCGTGGGATATTTTGAAGAGGGAAAATTTGTAATGGTTCCTGAAAAAATCCCAGAATTAATTGTCCCTGACCTCAAAGACTGTAAG CTCAAACCATATGTGTCATATAGGGCTCCAGAGGTGGTTCAATCCGAATTTACAGCGGAAGACCTTTTTAGTGTGGTTTATGccccaaaaattattaaagattttagaGAGGGAAAGCTAGATGATAAAGGTAATCCTGTTGAACCATCTCCTGAGGAAAAATTATCACCAGAAGAGGCTAAACTTAGAGCACGGCAAACCGGATCTGATATGTTCTAG
- the LOC136412988 gene encoding probable protein phosphatase 2C T23F11.1, with protein sequence MGQTLSEPVTAKDTTVVRNSVYRVGSSCMQGWRINMEDSHTHILSVPDEPKTAFFGVYDGHGGAKISDYAGKHLHKYVVNMEGYKEGDIPEAIKRAFLKLDEIMYEEESLKTEQSGSTAIVVVIKDNTLFCANIGDSRAIAGVSGKLEKLSYDHKPNNPEEYERITDAGGWVDCNRVNGNLALSRAFGDYIFKRDKNRLPEEQIVIALPDIIQKTVTPEWDFVILACDGIWDVMTDDDVLNFVIENIASGLEPEEICENLMMRCLAPDCQMAGLGCDNMTVVIVVFLHGKSYDNVVERCKFYLSDIKAKSEHSELHSNMEANTTLGVSEELAPHEVKTTEKSEEDDEEEGPKLCARQKCTANEEKKSVANSE encoded by the exons ATGGGCCAAACGTTATCGGAGCCAGTTACTGCTAAGGACACTACTGTGGTCCGAAATTCTGTGTACAGAGTAGGCTCTAGTTGCATGCAAGGATGGCGAATCAATATGGAAGATTCGCATACACACATACTTTCAGTACCTGACGAAccaaaaacagcattttttgGAGTCTATGACGGTCATGGTGGAGCAAAAATATCTGATTATGCTGGAAAACATTTGCATAAATATGTAGTAAATATGGAAGGTTATAA AGAAGGAGATATACCTGAGGCTATAAAGAGGGCATTCTTGAAGTTGGATGAAATTATGTATGAAGAAGAATCATTGAAAACTGAGCAATCAGGATCTACTGCCATAGTTGTAGTGATAAAAGACAATACTTTGTTTTGCGCCAATATTGGGGATTCAAG AGCCATTGCGGGGGTTAGTGGGAAACTGGAAAAACTGTCTTATGACCATAAACCAAATAACCCTGAGGAGTATGAGCGAATAACAGATGCTGGAGGATGGGTGGACTGTAATAGGGTAAATGGCAATTTAGCTCTTTCTAGGGCTTTTGGagattacatttttaaacGGGACAAAAACAGGTTACCTGAAGAACAGATAGTTATAG CTTTACCAGACATTATTCAAAAAACTGTCACCCCTGAATGGGACTTTGTAATATTAGCCTGTGATGGTATATGGGACGTGATGACTGATGAtgatgtattaaattttgtaattgaaaatatagcCAGTGGTTTAGAACCAGAGGAGATATGTGAGAACTTAATGATGAGGTGTTTAGCTCCTGATTGTCAGATGGCTGGTCTTGGCTGTGATAACATGACCGTG GTTATAGTAGTGTTCTTACATGGAAAAAGCTACGATAATGTCGTTGAAagatgcaaattttatttgtcagACATAAAGGCCAAAAGTGAGCACTCAGAGTTACATAGTAATATGGAGGCAAATACAACGTTGGGAGTGTCTGAAGAATTGGCCCCACATGAAGTGAAAACGACAGAAAAGTCTGAAGAAGATGATGAAGAAGAAGGACCAAAACTTTGTGCCCGTCAAAAATGTACAGCCAATGAGGAAAAGAAAAGCGTGGCCAATAGTGAATAa
- the Hsc70-5 gene encoding heat shock 70 kDa protein cognate 5, whose amino-acid sequence MLSVARAFSQTATQYSKVAHSGPFTRKLSSLLNTNLTSGVSLCPRYDQQRFKSDVIRGAVIGIDLGTTNSCVAVMEGKQAKVIENSEGSRTTPSVVAFTKDGERLVGMPAKRQAVTNSANTFYATKRLIGRRFDDAEVKKDMNNVSYKIVKASNGDAWVQSSDGKMYSPSQIGAFVLMKMKETAEAYLNTKIKNAVVTVPAYFNDSQRQATKDAGQIAGLNVLRVINEPTAAALAYGMDKTEDKIIAVYDLGGGTFDISILEIQKGVFEVKSTNGDTFLGGEDFDNVLVNHLVSEFKKEQGIDVTKDPMAMQRLKEAAEKAKIELSSGLQTDINLPYLTMDATGPKHMNLKLSRSKFESLVGDLIKRTVSPCQKALKDAEISKSEVGEVLLVGGMTRMPKVQQTVQDIFGKQPSRAVNPDEAVAVGAAVQGGVLAGDVTDVLLLDVTPLSLGIETLGGVFTRLITRNTTIPTKKSQVFSTAADGQTQVEIKVFQGEREMAANNKILGQFSLIGIPPAPRGVPQIEVTFDIDANGIVHVSARDKGTGKEQQIVIQSSGGLSKDEIENMVKNAEQYAQQDKVKKDTVEAVNQAEGIVHDTETKMEEYKAQLPEEECNKLREEISKVKDLLAKKDEADPEEIRKATGELQKSSLKLFEMAYKKMAAEREGSSSSSSSSETQEQTEEPKEKKEDKN is encoded by the exons ATGTTGTCAGTGGCCCGTGCTTTCTCCCAAACAGCCACACAATACTCGAAAGTCGCTCACAGTGGTCCTTTCACCAGGAAATTAAGCTCCCTTTTGAACACG AATTTGACCTCCGGCGTGAGCCTTTGCCCCCGATATGATCAGCAAAGATTCAA gTCAGATGTTATCCGAGGGGCTGTCATTGGTATTGACTTGGGTACCACAAACTCCTGTGTGGCAGTTATGGAGGGGAAACAGGCGAAGGTCATAGAGAATTCTGAGGGCTCAAGAACCACCCCTTCTGTGGTAGCATTTACTAAGGATGGAGAACGATTAGTGGGAATGCCAGCAAAGAGGCAGGCCGTTACGAACTCTGCAAACACTTTCTATGCCACCAAGAGGTTGATTGGAAGACGGTTTGATGATGCAGAAGTCAAAAAGGATAT GAATAATGTCTCTTATAAGATAGTGAAAGCTAGTAATGGAGATGCTTGGGTGCAAAGTTCTGATGGCAAAATGTATTCCCCCAGTCAAATTGGTGcttttgttttaatgaaaatgaagGAAACTGCTGAAGCCTATTTGAACACAAAG ATTAAAAATGCTGTTGTGACTGTCCCTGCATACTTCAATGATTCTCAAAGACAGGCCACTAAAGATGCAGGGCAAATTGCAGGCCTAAATGTTCTAAGAGTTATTAATGAGCCAACAGCTGCAGCTCTTGCTTATGGCATGGATAAAACTGAAGATAAAAT AATTGCTGTTTATGACTTGGGTGGAggaacttttgatatttcaattttggaaattcAAAAAGGTGTATTTGAGGTCAAGTCAACTAATGGAGATACCTTCCTGGGAGGTGAAGATTTTGACAATGTTCTAGTAAATCATTTAGTGTCTGAGTTCAAAAAGGAGCAG GGCATTGATGTTACAAAAGATCCAATGGCCATGCAGCGCCTCAAGGAAGCTGCGGAAAAAGCGAAAATTGAACTGTCCTCAGGTCTACAAACTGACATAAACCTTCCTTATTTAACTATGGATGCTACAGGCCCAAAACATATGAATCTCAAATTATCAAG gtccaaatttgaaagcttGGTTGGAGACCTCATTAAGAGGACTGTTTCTCCTTGTCAGAAGGCTCTTAAAGATGCTGAGATATCTAAATCTGAAGTTGGGGAAGTGCTTTTAGTAGgag GTATGACTAGAATGCCAAAAGTCCAGCAGACTGTACAGGATATCTTTGGAAAACAACCCAGCAGGGCAGTTAATCCGGATGAAGCAGTAGCAGTAGGGGCAGCAGTTCAAGGAGGCGTTTTGGCTGGAGATGTAACTGACGTTCTTTTGCTTGATGTGACTCCTTTGTCTTTGGGAATTGAAACTTTGGGAGGTGTATTTACAAG GCTTATAACCAGAAATACAACAATCCCCACCAAGAAATCACAGGTATTTTCCACTGCGGCAGACGGTCAAACACAGGTGGAAATTAAAGTCTTCCAAGGAGAGCGTGAGATGGCAGCTAATAATAAGATTCTGG GACAATTCTCATTGATTGGCATCCCACCTGCACCAAGAGGCGTTCCCCAGATTGAAGTCACTTTTGACATCGACGCCAATGGTATTGTGCATGTATCAGCCAGAGATAAAGGCACTGGAAAGGAACAGCAAA TTGTCATCCAATCATCTGGAGGTCTGAGCAAGGACGAAATCGAAAACATGGTGAAAAACGCCGAACAATACGCACAACAAGACAAAGTCAAGAAGGATACTGTAGAGGCGGTCAATCAAGCTGAAGGCATAGTTCATGATACTGAAActaaaatggaagaatacaaA GCCCAACTGCCTGAAGAAGAATGTAACAAACTTAGGGAAGAAATAAGTAAAGTCAAAGATCTGCTAGCTAAAAAAGATGAAGCTGATCCTGAAGAAATCCGCAAAGCCACTGGTGAATTGCAAAAGAGCTCTTTGAAACTCTTTGAAATGGCTTATAAGAAG ATGGCGGCTGAAAGGGAAGGTAGCAGCAGCAGTAGCAGCAGCAGTGAAACTCAGGAGCAGACTGAAGAAcccaaagaaaagaaagaagaTAAAAACTAA
- the Lipt2 gene encoding octanoyl-[acyl-carrier-protein]:protein N-octanoyltransferase LIPT2, mitochondrial produces MAINFEKLVKIWKVGKINYARGLKLQEQLSSCHNFSDSSKNVLLCLEHFPVYTIGIRTKDYGFEEEKKLKETGADFFKTNRGGLITFHGPGQLVVYPILNLKHFTPSMRWYVCQIERTIIDLCSKFGLNAETSIDTGVWIGNNKICAIGIHGSRFITTHGLAFNCNTDLAWFDNIVPCGLVGKGVTSLSKELNRDISVDEVLPKFIDSFCTSFNCGAIAITEEETNDILDKLGLNRKAECISH; encoded by the exons ATGGCCATAAACTTTGAAAAACtagttaaaatttggaaagtgGGCAAAATAAACTATGCTAGAGGATTAAAGTTGCAGGAACAACTATCCTCGTGCCATAATTTTTCGGATTCAAGCAAGAATGTTCTATTATGCTTAGAACATTTCCCTGTATATACTATAGGAATTCGTACCAAAGACTATGGGtttgaagaagaaaagaaGTTAAAAGAAACGG GTGCAGACTTCTTTAAAACAAACCGAGGTGGTCTTATAACTTTCCATGGGCCTGGTCAACTTGTAGTCTATCccatattgaatttaaaacacTTTACACCTAGCATGAGATGGTATGTTTGTCAAATAGAAAGAACAATCATTGATTTGTGTTCCAAATTCGGTTTAAATGCGGAAACTTCGATAGATACTGGTGTGTGGATTGGAAACAACAAG ATTTGTGCAATAGGAATTCATGGGAGTCGCTTCATTACTACTCATGGATTAGCATTCAATTGTAATACAGATTTAGCATGGTTTGACAATATAGTTCCTTGTGGACTTGTAGGTAAAGGAGTTACCAGTTTATCCAAAGAATTAAATAGGGATATTTCAGTAGATGAAGTCTTACCAAAATTTATTGACAGTTTTTGCACTAGTTTTAATTGTGGTGCCATTGCTATAACTGAGGAAGAAACTAATGATATTTTGGATAAATTGGGATTAAATAGAAAGGCTGAATGTATAAGTCATTAA